Proteins encoded in a region of the Kryptolebias marmoratus isolate JLee-2015 linkage group LG14, ASM164957v2, whole genome shotgun sequence genome:
- the add1 gene encoding alpha-adducin isoform X12, with the protein MNGESGAGVVTAPPPTTAPHKERYFDRVDESSPEYQRERNMAPDLRQDFNMMEQKKRVSMILQSPAFCEELETMIQDQLKKGKTPTSLLALQQIADFMTTSMPSMYPAAPQGGMAALNMSLGMVTPVNDLRGSDSISYEKGEKLLRCKLAAFYRLSDLFGWSELIYNHITVRVNSDQERFLIVPFGLLYSEVTASSLVKISLQSEIVDRGSTNLGVNAAGFLLHSAIYAARPDIKCVVHIHTAAGAAVSAMKCGLLPISPEALSLGEVAYHDYHGILVDEEEKGLIQKNLGPKSKVLILRNHGLVTVGETVEEAFYYIHNLVTACEIQVRTLASAGGPDNLVMLDPSKYKSRPRVPEPAGDGSSTHPKWQVGEQEFEALMRMLDNLGYRTGYPYRCPALRDKGKKYSDVELASSAHGGYTYGEDSDSGARSPLKHSFQRGQRDKTRWLNAGGRPDEPYEDGPDSTSPKSKPKVWTNITHDHVKPLLQSLSSGVCVPSCITNCLWTKEDGLRQATAANQFIPLNTDPKEVLEMRNKIREQNLQDIKTAGPQSQVLCTGTVVERTYNQGELVTASKAIIEKEYQPKVIVSKTGPNPFTKLTDQELEEYRREVEQKQKGGEDPEQQVESAEEPKGPKPTSTPPSTPVRAEEGESFTRVQMSKGTALIKICLYK; encoded by the exons ATGAACGGCGAGTCAGGTGCCGGGGTGGTGACGGCTCCCCCTCCCACCACAGCCCCACACAAAGAGCGGTACTTCGACCGAGTGGACGAGAGCAGTCCGGAGTACCAGAGGGAGAGGAACATGGCACCCGACCTGCGACAGGACTTCAACATgatggagcagaagaagagggTCTCGATGATTCTACAGAGCCCG GCTTTTTGCGAAGAGCTGGAGACCATGATCCAGGATCAGCTGAAGAAGGGGAAGACTCCCACGAGCCTGCTGGCGCTGCAGCAGATCGCAGACTTCATGACCACCAGCATGCCCTCCATGTATCCAGCTGCACCGCAAGGAGGCATGGCAGCTCTCAACATGA GTTTGGGGATGGTAACTCCCGTCAACGATCTGCGAGGCTCAGACTCCATTTCCTACGAAAAGGGCGAGAAGCTGCTCCGCTGCAAGCTGGCTGCATTTTATCGACTCTCCGACTTGTTTGGCTGGTCTGAGCTTATCTACAACCACATCACA GTGAGAGTGAACTCAGACCAGGAGCGCTTCCTTATCGTCCCCTTTGGGCTCCTTTACAGCGAAGTCACCGCTTCTAGTCTG GTGAAGATAAGCCTTCAAAGTGAGATTGTAGACCGAGGAAGCACCAACCTGGGGGTCAACGCAGCCGGCTTCCTCCTCCACTCTGCCATCTACGCTGCACGACCCGACATCAAGTGTGTCGTACACATACACACGGCGGCTGGCGCTGCG GTGTCAGCCATGAAATGTGGGCTGTTGCCCATCTCACCTGAGGCGCTGTCCCTGGGTGAGGTGGCCTACCATGATTACCACGGCATTCTGGTGGATGAGGAGGAAAAAGGTCTTATACAGAAGAACCTTGGGCCCAAGAGCAAG GTTCTCATCCTAAGGAACCATGGTTTGGTGACAGTAGGAGAAACAGTGGAGGAGGCTTTTTATTACATTCACAACCTGGTGACTGCCTGTGAGATACAG GTGCGAACACTGGCCAGCGCTGGAGGGCCAGACAATCTGGTGATGCTGGACCCCTCAAAGTATAAGTCCCGTCCACGGGTCCCTGAGCCGGCTGGCGACGGGTCCTCAACACACCCCAAGTGGCAGGTTGGGGAGCAGGAGTTTGAGGCTCTCATGAGGATGCTCGACAACTTG GGCTACAGGACGGGCTATCCTTACCGTTGCCCAGCACTGCGAGACAAAGGTAAAAAGTACAGTGACGTGGAGCTCGCCTCCTCCGCCCACGGTGGTTACACATATGGGGAGGACAGTGACTCAGGCGCTCGCTCCCCACTGAAACACAGCTTCCAGCGCGGCCAGCGTGACAAGACCCGCTGGCTCAATGCTGGCGGCCGGCCCGACGAGCCCTACGAGGACGGGCCCGACAGCACCAGCCCCAAGTCGAAGCCTAAGGTGTGGACGAACATAACACATGATCACGTCAAACCCTTGCTGCAGTCTCTCTCGTCCGGTGTCTGCGTGCCAAGCTGTATAACCAACTGCTTG TGGACAAAAGAAGATGGGCTCCGTCAGGCCACAGCAGCCAATCAGTTCATCCCATTGAACACCGACCCAAAGGAAGTCCTGGAAATGAGGAATAAG ATCCGCGAGCAGAACCTGCAGGACATAAAGACTGCAGGGCCTCAGTCTCAGGTTCTGTGTACCGGCACTGTGGTGGAACGAACCTACAACCAG GGCGAGCTTGTGACCGCCTCCAAGGCCATCATTGAGAAGGAGTATCAGCCCAAGGTGATCGTCAGCAAGACGGGTCCCAACCCCTTCACCAAACTCACCGACCAGGAGCTGGAGGAATACCGCCGGGAGgtggagcagaaacagaaaggagGCGAAG ATCCAGAGCAGCAAGTTGAGTCTGCGGAGGAGCCCAAAGGCCCCAAACCAACATCCACACCACCGAGCACCCCGGTCAGAGCAGAGGAAG GCGAGTCCTTTACCAG GGTGCAAATGAGCAAGGGAACTGCACTCATTAAGATTTGCCTGTATAAATGA
- the add1 gene encoding alpha-adducin isoform X8 gives MNGESGAGVVTAPPPTTAPHKERYFDRVDESSPEYQRERNMAPDLRQDFNMMEQKKRVSMILQSPAFCEELETMIQDQLKKGKTPTSLLALQQIADFMTTSMPSMYPAAPQGGMAALNMSLGMVTPVNDLRGSDSISYEKGEKLLRCKLAAFYRLSDLFGWSELIYNHITVRVNSDQERFLIVPFGLLYSEVTASSLVKISLQSEIVDRGSTNLGVNAAGFLLHSAIYAARPDIKCVVHIHTAAGAAVSAMKCGLLPISPEALSLGEVAYHDYHGILVDEEEKGLIQKNLGPKSKVLILRNHGLVTVGETVEEAFYYIHNLVTACEIQVRTLASAGGPDNLVMLDPSKYKSRPRVPEPAGDGSSTHPKWQVGEQEFEALMRMLDNLGYRTGYPYRCPALRDKGKKYSDVELASSAHGGYTYGEDSDSGARSPLKHSFQRGQRDKTRWLNAGGRPDEPYEDGPDSTSPKSKPKVWTNITHDHVKPLLQSLSSGVCVPSCITNCLWTKEDGLRQATAANQFIPLNTDPKEVLEMRNKIREQNLQDIKTAGPQSQVLCTGTVVERTYNQGELVTASKAIIEKEYQPKVIVSKTGPNPFTKLTDQELEEYRREVEQKQKGGEVKKRADCKTGSASTSSVSRSEPETVPRVEPSVSTPLRSADSPSLEKAQAPASGQSSSAQGPPGGPEPARGGAGAAEVDGDDVFSPADEMFLAPDLSKEPSDVKGPQEVQAPDPEQQVESAEEPKGPKPTSTPPSTPVRAEEGDGNTKEYLLP, from the exons ATGAACGGCGAGTCAGGTGCCGGGGTGGTGACGGCTCCCCCTCCCACCACAGCCCCACACAAAGAGCGGTACTTCGACCGAGTGGACGAGAGCAGTCCGGAGTACCAGAGGGAGAGGAACATGGCACCCGACCTGCGACAGGACTTCAACATgatggagcagaagaagagggTCTCGATGATTCTACAGAGCCCG GCTTTTTGCGAAGAGCTGGAGACCATGATCCAGGATCAGCTGAAGAAGGGGAAGACTCCCACGAGCCTGCTGGCGCTGCAGCAGATCGCAGACTTCATGACCACCAGCATGCCCTCCATGTATCCAGCTGCACCGCAAGGAGGCATGGCAGCTCTCAACATGA GTTTGGGGATGGTAACTCCCGTCAACGATCTGCGAGGCTCAGACTCCATTTCCTACGAAAAGGGCGAGAAGCTGCTCCGCTGCAAGCTGGCTGCATTTTATCGACTCTCCGACTTGTTTGGCTGGTCTGAGCTTATCTACAACCACATCACA GTGAGAGTGAACTCAGACCAGGAGCGCTTCCTTATCGTCCCCTTTGGGCTCCTTTACAGCGAAGTCACCGCTTCTAGTCTG GTGAAGATAAGCCTTCAAAGTGAGATTGTAGACCGAGGAAGCACCAACCTGGGGGTCAACGCAGCCGGCTTCCTCCTCCACTCTGCCATCTACGCTGCACGACCCGACATCAAGTGTGTCGTACACATACACACGGCGGCTGGCGCTGCG GTGTCAGCCATGAAATGTGGGCTGTTGCCCATCTCACCTGAGGCGCTGTCCCTGGGTGAGGTGGCCTACCATGATTACCACGGCATTCTGGTGGATGAGGAGGAAAAAGGTCTTATACAGAAGAACCTTGGGCCCAAGAGCAAG GTTCTCATCCTAAGGAACCATGGTTTGGTGACAGTAGGAGAAACAGTGGAGGAGGCTTTTTATTACATTCACAACCTGGTGACTGCCTGTGAGATACAG GTGCGAACACTGGCCAGCGCTGGAGGGCCAGACAATCTGGTGATGCTGGACCCCTCAAAGTATAAGTCCCGTCCACGGGTCCCTGAGCCGGCTGGCGACGGGTCCTCAACACACCCCAAGTGGCAGGTTGGGGAGCAGGAGTTTGAGGCTCTCATGAGGATGCTCGACAACTTG GGCTACAGGACGGGCTATCCTTACCGTTGCCCAGCACTGCGAGACAAAGGTAAAAAGTACAGTGACGTGGAGCTCGCCTCCTCCGCCCACGGTGGTTACACATATGGGGAGGACAGTGACTCAGGCGCTCGCTCCCCACTGAAACACAGCTTCCAGCGCGGCCAGCGTGACAAGACCCGCTGGCTCAATGCTGGCGGCCGGCCCGACGAGCCCTACGAGGACGGGCCCGACAGCACCAGCCCCAAGTCGAAGCCTAAGGTGTGGACGAACATAACACATGATCACGTCAAACCCTTGCTGCAGTCTCTCTCGTCCGGTGTCTGCGTGCCAAGCTGTATAACCAACTGCTTG TGGACAAAAGAAGATGGGCTCCGTCAGGCCACAGCAGCCAATCAGTTCATCCCATTGAACACCGACCCAAAGGAAGTCCTGGAAATGAGGAATAAG ATCCGCGAGCAGAACCTGCAGGACATAAAGACTGCAGGGCCTCAGTCTCAGGTTCTGTGTACCGGCACTGTGGTGGAACGAACCTACAACCAG GGCGAGCTTGTGACCGCCTCCAAGGCCATCATTGAGAAGGAGTATCAGCCCAAGGTGATCGTCAGCAAGACGGGTCCCAACCCCTTCACCAAACTCACCGACCAGGAGCTGGAGGAATACCGCCGGGAGgtggagcagaaacagaaaggagGCGAAG TGAAAAAACGAGCCGATTGTAAAACGGGATCAGCCTCCACCTCCAGCGTTTCCCGATCGGAGCCGGAAACGGTGCCTCGTGTCGAGCCCTCTGTTTCCACGCCTCTACGTTCAGCCGACTCCCCCAGCTTGGAGAAAGCCCAGGCTCCAGCCTCCGGTCAGAGCTCCTCTGCTCAGGGCCCACCTGGAGGCCCGGAGCCAGCTCGTGGCGgtgcaggagctgcagaggtggACGGGGATGATGTTTTTTCACCTGCAGATGAGATGTTTTTAGCTCCAGACCTCAGCAAGGAGCCGTCAGATGTAAAGGGGCCTCAGGAAGTTCAGGCTCCAG ATCCAGAGCAGCAAGTTGAGTCTGCGGAGGAGCCCAAAGGCCCCAAACCAACATCCACACCACCGAGCACCCCGGTCAGAGCAGAGGAAG GAGATGGAAATACAAAAGAGTACCTGTTGCCATA A
- the add1 gene encoding alpha-adducin isoform X16: MNGESGAGVVTAPPPTTAPHKERYFDRVDESSPEYQRERNMAPDLRQDFNMMEQKKRVSMILQSPAFCEELETMIQDQLKKGKTPTSLLALQQIADFMTTSMPSMYPAAPQGGMAALNMSLGMVTPVNDLRGSDSISYEKGEKLLRCKLAAFYRLSDLFGWSELIYNHITVRVNSDQERFLIVPFGLLYSEVTASSLVKISLQSEIVDRGSTNLGVNAAGFLLHSAIYAARPDIKCVVHIHTAAGAAVSAMKCGLLPISPEALSLGEVAYHDYHGILVDEEEKGLIQKNLGPKSKVLILRNHGLVTVGETVEEAFYYIHNLVTACEIQVRTLASAGGPDNLVMLDPSKYKSRPRVPEPAGDGSSTHPKWQVGEQEFEALMRMLDNLGYRTGYPYRCPALRDKGKKYSDVELASSAHGGYTYGEDSDSGARSPLKHSFQRGQRDKTRWLNAGGRPDEPYEDGPDSTSPKSKPKVWTNITHDHVKPLLQSLSSGVCVPSCITNCLWTKEDGLRQATAANQFIPLNTDPKEVLEMRNKIREQNLQDIKTAGPQSQVLCTGTVVERTYNQGELVTASKAIIEKEYQPKVIVSKTGPNPFTKLTDQELEEYRREVEQKQKGGEDPEQQVESAEEPKGPKPTSTPPSTPVRAEEGDGNTKEYLLP, encoded by the exons ATGAACGGCGAGTCAGGTGCCGGGGTGGTGACGGCTCCCCCTCCCACCACAGCCCCACACAAAGAGCGGTACTTCGACCGAGTGGACGAGAGCAGTCCGGAGTACCAGAGGGAGAGGAACATGGCACCCGACCTGCGACAGGACTTCAACATgatggagcagaagaagagggTCTCGATGATTCTACAGAGCCCG GCTTTTTGCGAAGAGCTGGAGACCATGATCCAGGATCAGCTGAAGAAGGGGAAGACTCCCACGAGCCTGCTGGCGCTGCAGCAGATCGCAGACTTCATGACCACCAGCATGCCCTCCATGTATCCAGCTGCACCGCAAGGAGGCATGGCAGCTCTCAACATGA GTTTGGGGATGGTAACTCCCGTCAACGATCTGCGAGGCTCAGACTCCATTTCCTACGAAAAGGGCGAGAAGCTGCTCCGCTGCAAGCTGGCTGCATTTTATCGACTCTCCGACTTGTTTGGCTGGTCTGAGCTTATCTACAACCACATCACA GTGAGAGTGAACTCAGACCAGGAGCGCTTCCTTATCGTCCCCTTTGGGCTCCTTTACAGCGAAGTCACCGCTTCTAGTCTG GTGAAGATAAGCCTTCAAAGTGAGATTGTAGACCGAGGAAGCACCAACCTGGGGGTCAACGCAGCCGGCTTCCTCCTCCACTCTGCCATCTACGCTGCACGACCCGACATCAAGTGTGTCGTACACATACACACGGCGGCTGGCGCTGCG GTGTCAGCCATGAAATGTGGGCTGTTGCCCATCTCACCTGAGGCGCTGTCCCTGGGTGAGGTGGCCTACCATGATTACCACGGCATTCTGGTGGATGAGGAGGAAAAAGGTCTTATACAGAAGAACCTTGGGCCCAAGAGCAAG GTTCTCATCCTAAGGAACCATGGTTTGGTGACAGTAGGAGAAACAGTGGAGGAGGCTTTTTATTACATTCACAACCTGGTGACTGCCTGTGAGATACAG GTGCGAACACTGGCCAGCGCTGGAGGGCCAGACAATCTGGTGATGCTGGACCCCTCAAAGTATAAGTCCCGTCCACGGGTCCCTGAGCCGGCTGGCGACGGGTCCTCAACACACCCCAAGTGGCAGGTTGGGGAGCAGGAGTTTGAGGCTCTCATGAGGATGCTCGACAACTTG GGCTACAGGACGGGCTATCCTTACCGTTGCCCAGCACTGCGAGACAAAGGTAAAAAGTACAGTGACGTGGAGCTCGCCTCCTCCGCCCACGGTGGTTACACATATGGGGAGGACAGTGACTCAGGCGCTCGCTCCCCACTGAAACACAGCTTCCAGCGCGGCCAGCGTGACAAGACCCGCTGGCTCAATGCTGGCGGCCGGCCCGACGAGCCCTACGAGGACGGGCCCGACAGCACCAGCCCCAAGTCGAAGCCTAAGGTGTGGACGAACATAACACATGATCACGTCAAACCCTTGCTGCAGTCTCTCTCGTCCGGTGTCTGCGTGCCAAGCTGTATAACCAACTGCTTG TGGACAAAAGAAGATGGGCTCCGTCAGGCCACAGCAGCCAATCAGTTCATCCCATTGAACACCGACCCAAAGGAAGTCCTGGAAATGAGGAATAAG ATCCGCGAGCAGAACCTGCAGGACATAAAGACTGCAGGGCCTCAGTCTCAGGTTCTGTGTACCGGCACTGTGGTGGAACGAACCTACAACCAG GGCGAGCTTGTGACCGCCTCCAAGGCCATCATTGAGAAGGAGTATCAGCCCAAGGTGATCGTCAGCAAGACGGGTCCCAACCCCTTCACCAAACTCACCGACCAGGAGCTGGAGGAATACCGCCGGGAGgtggagcagaaacagaaaggagGCGAAG ATCCAGAGCAGCAAGTTGAGTCTGCGGAGGAGCCCAAAGGCCCCAAACCAACATCCACACCACCGAGCACCCCGGTCAGAGCAGAGGAAG GAGATGGAAATACAAAAGAGTACCTGTTGCCATA A
- the add1 gene encoding alpha-adducin isoform X7 has product MNGESGAGVVTAPPPTTAPHKERYFDRVDESSPEYQRERNMAPDLRQDFNMMEQKKRVSMILQSPAFCEELETMIQDQLKKGKTPTSLLALQQIADFMTTSMPSMYPAAPQGGMAALNMSLGMVTPVNDLRGSDSISYEKGEKLLRCKLAAFYRLSDLFGWSELIYNHITVRVNSDQERFLIVPFGLLYSEVTASSLVKISLQSEIVDRGSTNLGVNAAGFLLHSAIYAARPDIKCVVHIHTAAGAAVSAMKCGLLPISPEALSLGEVAYHDYHGILVDEEEKGLIQKNLGPKSKVLILRNHGLVTVGETVEEAFYYIHNLVTACEIQVRTLASAGGPDNLVMLDPSKYKSRPRVPEPAGDGSSTHPKWQVGEQEFEALMRMLDNLGYRTGYPYRCPALRDKGKKYSDVELASSAHGGYTYGEDSDSGARSPLKHSFQRGQRDKTRWLNAGGRPDEPYEDGPDSTSPKSKPKVWTNITHDHVKPLLQSLSSGVCVPSCITNCLWTKEDGLRQATAANQFIPLNTDPKEVLEMRNKIREQNLQDIKTAGPQSQVLCTGTVVERTYNQGELVTASKAIIEKEYQPKVIVSKTGPNPFTKLTDQELEEYRREVEQKQKGGEVKKRADCKTGSASTSSVSRSEPETVPRVEPSVSTPLRSADSPSLEKAQAPASGQSSSAQGPPGGPEPARGGAGAAEVDGDDVFSPADEMFLAPDLSKEPSDVKGPQEVQAPDPEQQVESAEEPKGPKPTSTPPSTPVRAEEGDGNTKEYLLP; this is encoded by the exons ATGAACGGCGAGTCAGGTGCCGGGGTGGTGACGGCTCCCCCTCCCACCACAGCCCCACACAAAGAGCGGTACTTCGACCGAGTGGACGAGAGCAGTCCGGAGTACCAGAGGGAGAGGAACATGGCACCCGACCTGCGACAGGACTTCAACATgatggagcagaagaagagggTCTCGATGATTCTACAGAGCCCG GCTTTTTGCGAAGAGCTGGAGACCATGATCCAGGATCAGCTGAAGAAGGGGAAGACTCCCACGAGCCTGCTGGCGCTGCAGCAGATCGCAGACTTCATGACCACCAGCATGCCCTCCATGTATCCAGCTGCACCGCAAGGAGGCATGGCAGCTCTCAACATGA GTTTGGGGATGGTAACTCCCGTCAACGATCTGCGAGGCTCAGACTCCATTTCCTACGAAAAGGGCGAGAAGCTGCTCCGCTGCAAGCTGGCTGCATTTTATCGACTCTCCGACTTGTTTGGCTGGTCTGAGCTTATCTACAACCACATCACA GTGAGAGTGAACTCAGACCAGGAGCGCTTCCTTATCGTCCCCTTTGGGCTCCTTTACAGCGAAGTCACCGCTTCTAGTCTG GTGAAGATAAGCCTTCAAAGTGAGATTGTAGACCGAGGAAGCACCAACCTGGGGGTCAACGCAGCCGGCTTCCTCCTCCACTCTGCCATCTACGCTGCACGACCCGACATCAAGTGTGTCGTACACATACACACGGCGGCTGGCGCTGCG GTGTCAGCCATGAAATGTGGGCTGTTGCCCATCTCACCTGAGGCGCTGTCCCTGGGTGAGGTGGCCTACCATGATTACCACGGCATTCTGGTGGATGAGGAGGAAAAAGGTCTTATACAGAAGAACCTTGGGCCCAAGAGCAAG GTTCTCATCCTAAGGAACCATGGTTTGGTGACAGTAGGAGAAACAGTGGAGGAGGCTTTTTATTACATTCACAACCTGGTGACTGCCTGTGAGATACAG GTGCGAACACTGGCCAGCGCTGGAGGGCCAGACAATCTGGTGATGCTGGACCCCTCAAAGTATAAGTCCCGTCCACGGGTCCCTGAGCCGGCTGGCGACGGGTCCTCAACACACCCCAAGTGGCAGGTTGGGGAGCAGGAGTTTGAGGCTCTCATGAGGATGCTCGACAACTTG GGCTACAGGACGGGCTATCCTTACCGTTGCCCAGCACTGCGAGACAAAGGTAAAAAGTACAGTGACGTGGAGCTCGCCTCCTCCGCCCACGGTGGTTACACATATGGGGAGGACAGTGACTCAGGCGCTCGCTCCCCACTGAAACACAGCTTCCAGCGCGGCCAGCGTGACAAGACCCGCTGGCTCAATGCTGGCGGCCGGCCCGACGAGCCCTACGAGGACGGGCCCGACAGCACCAGCCCCAAGTCGAAGCCTAAGGTGTGGACGAACATAACACATGATCACGTCAAACCCTTGCTGCAGTCTCTCTCGTCCGGTGTCTGCGTGCCAAGCTGTATAACCAACTGCTTG TGGACAAAAGAAGATGGGCTCCGTCAGGCCACAGCAGCCAATCAGTTCATCCCATTGAACACCGACCCAAAGGAAGTCCTGGAAATGAGGAATAAG ATCCGCGAGCAGAACCTGCAGGACATAAAGACTGCAGGGCCTCAGTCTCAGGTTCTGTGTACCGGCACTGTGGTGGAACGAACCTACAACCAG GGCGAGCTTGTGACCGCCTCCAAGGCCATCATTGAGAAGGAGTATCAGCCCAAGGTGATCGTCAGCAAGACGGGTCCCAACCCCTTCACCAAACTCACCGACCAGGAGCTGGAGGAATACCGCCGGGAGgtggagcagaaacagaaaggagGCGAAG TGAAAAAACGAGCCGATTGTAAAACGGGATCAGCCTCCACCTCCAGCGTTTCCCGATCGGAGCCGGAAACGGTGCCTCGTGTCGAGCCCTCTGTTTCCACGCCTCTACGTTCAGCCGACTCCCCCAGCTTGGAGAAAGCCCAGGCTCCAGCCTCCGGTCAGAGCTCCTCTGCTCAGGGCCCACCTGGAGGCCCGGAGCCAGCTCGTGGCGgtgcaggagctgcagaggtggACGGGGATGATGTTTTTTCACCTGCAGATGAGATGTTTTTAGCTCCAGACCTCAGCAAGGAGCCGTCAGATGTAAAGGGGCCTCAGGAAGTTCAGGCTCCAG ATCCAGAGCAGCAAGTTGAGTCTGCGGAGGAGCCCAAAGGCCCCAAACCAACATCCACACCACCGAGCACCCCGGTCAGAGCAGAGGAAG GAGATGGAAATACAAAAGAGTACCTGTTGCCATA G
- the add1 gene encoding alpha-adducin isoform X3 yields the protein MNGESGAGVVTAPPPTTAPHKERYFDRVDESSPEYQRERNMAPDLRQDFNMMEQKKRVSMILQSPAFCEELETMIQDQLKKGKTPTSLLALQQIADFMTTSMPSMYPAAPQGGMAALNMSLGMVTPVNDLRGSDSISYEKGEKLLRCKLAAFYRLSDLFGWSELIYNHITVRVNSDQERFLIVPFGLLYSEVTASSLVKISLQSEIVDRGSTNLGVNAAGFLLHSAIYAARPDIKCVVHIHTAAGAAVSAMKCGLLPISPEALSLGEVAYHDYHGILVDEEEKGLIQKNLGPKSKVLILRNHGLVTVGETVEEAFYYIHNLVTACEIQVRTLASAGGPDNLVMLDPSKYKSRPRVPEPAGDGSSTHPKWQVGEQEFEALMRMLDNLGYRTGYPYRCPALRDKGKKYSDVELASSAHGGYTYGEDSDSGARSPLKHSFQRGQRDKTRWLNAGGRPDEPYEDGPDSTSPKSKPKVWTNITHDHVKPLLQSLSSGVCVPSCITNCLWTKEDGLRQATAANQFIPLNTDPKEVLEMRNKIREQNLQDIKTAGPQSQVLCTGTVVERTYNQGELVTASKAIIEKEYQPKVIVSKTGPNPFTKLTDQELEEYRREVEQKQKGGEVKKRADCKTGSASTSSVSRSEPETVPRVEPSVSTPLRSADSPSLEKAQAPASGQSSSAQGPPGGPEPARGGAGAAEVDGDDVFSPADEMFLAPDLSKEPSDVKGPQEVQAPDPEQQVESAEEPKGPKPTSTPPSTPVRAEEGESFTRVQMSKGTALIKICLYK from the exons ATGAACGGCGAGTCAGGTGCCGGGGTGGTGACGGCTCCCCCTCCCACCACAGCCCCACACAAAGAGCGGTACTTCGACCGAGTGGACGAGAGCAGTCCGGAGTACCAGAGGGAGAGGAACATGGCACCCGACCTGCGACAGGACTTCAACATgatggagcagaagaagagggTCTCGATGATTCTACAGAGCCCG GCTTTTTGCGAAGAGCTGGAGACCATGATCCAGGATCAGCTGAAGAAGGGGAAGACTCCCACGAGCCTGCTGGCGCTGCAGCAGATCGCAGACTTCATGACCACCAGCATGCCCTCCATGTATCCAGCTGCACCGCAAGGAGGCATGGCAGCTCTCAACATGA GTTTGGGGATGGTAACTCCCGTCAACGATCTGCGAGGCTCAGACTCCATTTCCTACGAAAAGGGCGAGAAGCTGCTCCGCTGCAAGCTGGCTGCATTTTATCGACTCTCCGACTTGTTTGGCTGGTCTGAGCTTATCTACAACCACATCACA GTGAGAGTGAACTCAGACCAGGAGCGCTTCCTTATCGTCCCCTTTGGGCTCCTTTACAGCGAAGTCACCGCTTCTAGTCTG GTGAAGATAAGCCTTCAAAGTGAGATTGTAGACCGAGGAAGCACCAACCTGGGGGTCAACGCAGCCGGCTTCCTCCTCCACTCTGCCATCTACGCTGCACGACCCGACATCAAGTGTGTCGTACACATACACACGGCGGCTGGCGCTGCG GTGTCAGCCATGAAATGTGGGCTGTTGCCCATCTCACCTGAGGCGCTGTCCCTGGGTGAGGTGGCCTACCATGATTACCACGGCATTCTGGTGGATGAGGAGGAAAAAGGTCTTATACAGAAGAACCTTGGGCCCAAGAGCAAG GTTCTCATCCTAAGGAACCATGGTTTGGTGACAGTAGGAGAAACAGTGGAGGAGGCTTTTTATTACATTCACAACCTGGTGACTGCCTGTGAGATACAG GTGCGAACACTGGCCAGCGCTGGAGGGCCAGACAATCTGGTGATGCTGGACCCCTCAAAGTATAAGTCCCGTCCACGGGTCCCTGAGCCGGCTGGCGACGGGTCCTCAACACACCCCAAGTGGCAGGTTGGGGAGCAGGAGTTTGAGGCTCTCATGAGGATGCTCGACAACTTG GGCTACAGGACGGGCTATCCTTACCGTTGCCCAGCACTGCGAGACAAAGGTAAAAAGTACAGTGACGTGGAGCTCGCCTCCTCCGCCCACGGTGGTTACACATATGGGGAGGACAGTGACTCAGGCGCTCGCTCCCCACTGAAACACAGCTTCCAGCGCGGCCAGCGTGACAAGACCCGCTGGCTCAATGCTGGCGGCCGGCCCGACGAGCCCTACGAGGACGGGCCCGACAGCACCAGCCCCAAGTCGAAGCCTAAGGTGTGGACGAACATAACACATGATCACGTCAAACCCTTGCTGCAGTCTCTCTCGTCCGGTGTCTGCGTGCCAAGCTGTATAACCAACTGCTTG TGGACAAAAGAAGATGGGCTCCGTCAGGCCACAGCAGCCAATCAGTTCATCCCATTGAACACCGACCCAAAGGAAGTCCTGGAAATGAGGAATAAG ATCCGCGAGCAGAACCTGCAGGACATAAAGACTGCAGGGCCTCAGTCTCAGGTTCTGTGTACCGGCACTGTGGTGGAACGAACCTACAACCAG GGCGAGCTTGTGACCGCCTCCAAGGCCATCATTGAGAAGGAGTATCAGCCCAAGGTGATCGTCAGCAAGACGGGTCCCAACCCCTTCACCAAACTCACCGACCAGGAGCTGGAGGAATACCGCCGGGAGgtggagcagaaacagaaaggagGCGAAG TGAAAAAACGAGCCGATTGTAAAACGGGATCAGCCTCCACCTCCAGCGTTTCCCGATCGGAGCCGGAAACGGTGCCTCGTGTCGAGCCCTCTGTTTCCACGCCTCTACGTTCAGCCGACTCCCCCAGCTTGGAGAAAGCCCAGGCTCCAGCCTCCGGTCAGAGCTCCTCTGCTCAGGGCCCACCTGGAGGCCCGGAGCCAGCTCGTGGCGgtgcaggagctgcagaggtggACGGGGATGATGTTTTTTCACCTGCAGATGAGATGTTTTTAGCTCCAGACCTCAGCAAGGAGCCGTCAGATGTAAAGGGGCCTCAGGAAGTTCAGGCTCCAG ATCCAGAGCAGCAAGTTGAGTCTGCGGAGGAGCCCAAAGGCCCCAAACCAACATCCACACCACCGAGCACCCCGGTCAGAGCAGAGGAAG GCGAGTCCTTTACCAG GGTGCAAATGAGCAAGGGAACTGCACTCATTAAGATTTGCCTGTATAAATGA